In the genome of Triticum dicoccoides isolate Atlit2015 ecotype Zavitan unplaced genomic scaffold, WEW_v2.0 scaffold16939, whole genome shotgun sequence, the window tcctcgatacgtgccaacaaacgattagactcacgcttgttcctctccatctctaacatgaactctgccaacgaaggctggtcgggaggatcctcatccctagcatctccatggttctggctacgagcaacggaacttcgcttagctgatgacatcctgagaaacgaaccaaggacggagtcagcatcaactatggactgtagaatgtaggacaaggaattagtatctctcgaactcctaggaaaattccggcagcataacggcagtaaaatgctcaggatgagacatcctactaaaaatggggtggtaacatactcatcatcatcactcaaggttctgagatagtactaaacagactacaccggaaatactcgaaaattggggtatgactctgatcaaccaatcctatgggactacggagtagtaacacgtgatcctgatagacggaagagaagcctagttccttaatcccgtcggaaagataggacgactcagatcagaaggtcatgaggtataaggagtaaaaagagccttacgttccaacccacaatcaattcccttacataactaaagattttctagactcaacttcgaccggtttggcttggtaatcctacaggcagtcaggctctgataccagcgctgtcaggaccccgactcaatgccacatcgatctagcatgtaacacctcatatcactttgcggcctcacgcacggtatccccacgggtgtcgccttacctttgcccgggaccgtttgcgcattttggcacacgtatatgatggtgtcgctagcatccatatgataaagagcccgggctgacatggctagtcgtaaacccaaagtggcactaacttacagggacaggcatccatgacccagcatcgaacatgtcggtcatcaacgagtgaatccaggttgtagcactgggctaacaggactccggtgaaccgggctgtagcgggctagcaggactccggtattcatcgcgtgacatttccccgaagggacagacacaggatcgaagaaggacacatgccggcctgcctaagtgttccggagcagtagcaagctaccagggctcagtggaagcactaggagacatttcccggtaagagaggctactaagaataaacaactagatagtcagatctcacacatagcaatacacattacacgtacgcataacatgcaagtatgtgctgtacaacatggcatcacagcataactcaacaatcatatagataaaggctcagaagagccatcatagcatttattgcaaataggggtcacaaaacccatcatacagagcatacaagcaacaagcggaagcattacatgtctgggtacagacatctacaaatgaaaaaggctgaagagcctgactatctacaacatccgatcaagatcgtagctgaggtactagctactagtcgaagtccacgagaacactagtaagaccgaagtctctgctgcaaaaacataaataaagcaacatgagtacaaaggtactcagcaagacttacatcagatcctatcatacatgcatttgtatcaagagggtaatgtggggtttagttgcagcaagccagctttgactctgtggctatcctgttctacgactaccagaaactctggaggtgagacaacgtacacgagtccactaatcaccatacaatacactactatggattcatccccgtctccctacgagaaggccatccatagcactcacacttgtcttgagcattttagagtatccacttcaagttgtctatgtaccatgtaagcatccaagaagtccataaccgcggacccggctattcgaatagatcatgttaaccctgcaggggtgtacttcttcacacacgctctcgccacttaccgccatgtacacgtcatgtatctcggcaaccttcaagcggaagcctggcgagggtgtcggccacgacctgactaaccacacaagactctagtccaggtttatcgcctattcgggttccacccgcaaggagatccggccggggtgtcgcttacggccccaaacgatgtgtacagggttcccgagcccaccatccgggtgccactcggtacaccgggccacgtgtgcctagtctgtcccaagcccaccctgccgggtgccacttggtagaaaaatagcactacctacaaacaccagaaactagttgcgactcctggacaaagaccaagttggttaataagtcgagaggggtcgagttaccggaacccaatgtgtggtagtatcgagtcattggacaacatacatagaactcagtgcttaaggacggttctagtgagacaacccaccatgtactcctacatggcctctcaccgctacctttaccaaatcgtgttcacacacacttcactctcagcatcagaacatatcgtaacactccaattcattcccaatgaaccagacctgacacaactctaagcaatagcaggcatagcatggtaggaacacaacaatggcttcaatcaactcctacacatgctagtgggtttcaactatttactgtggcaatgacaggtcatgcagaggaatgggttcaactaccgcagcacaaagtagcagatgaaccgttgttgtcctaatgcaataactgagagcaggagcgagagagtagggttttatcgaaatgaacaagggggtttgcttgcctggtagatcagcaaggaaggcactgcttcatagataggcactctggaacagactccggagcaggacctatcgagaaggaacagtgtcggcaatcaaacacaatcatatgcaacaatatgatgcatgaacatggcatgtagatgtgatgttgtttgagctaatgcaactagtaatcatttggtttgaagtccatttgaaccaaaggttcaaatgcatctccaaattaagctcctatatatgccataatgtgttttctcatattcagcatgtataagttggtttgtcatgcatgaaactagtacagatggaaagattgcatttttctgataatttttcatatataaattattttaatctgagctacggttgaattgttatgaatttttgaagtttaaaacaatttctggaattttctgatttgatataaatccagaaatcatatactgcgtcagcattgagtaagcatgacgtcagcagtcaaccgcggctgatggggtcaaacctgacgtgtggggcccaaacgtcagtgacaggggttagacaaggggttaatttaatcctaattaaaagttagtggcgctggggcccactgtcagtgtcagggggggttaattaacagtgattagcactaagctaaccacctgccgacggggcccactcgtcaggccggcgaggtcgtcggcggcgacctctggacgcggtggcgtccgcgaaacaggccacgggggcggcgtcggagagcaccggggcgtagcccgggctctcgcgcatctggtggggcaggtggaaggagcgggggaggccggagctcgccggagcaaagctcgcggcggcggccggagctcggcttcgagcgggaacgggctgcggggcacggggaggccacctgaggggctcggcggcaccctcgtggcactgggagcgcgatgggatgctcggtttgggcggaggcgggccgagacggcgacgacgacatggacggcggcgagagctttggccgtggtggggaacggcgctacggcgcggaaacgagggggggagaagagaggggaacggtggcggagctcaccgcggacccagcgaaggcgtcagcgggctcggggacgtcctgcgtgtggcgaatcgacggcggtggtggtcggagcccgaggtggaagacgacggcgacggcggctccacagggcgtccggcgtcttgtggcttgatggggagcttcagggcgagggggcggagctcctgcgcgtgtcggggaggcgaggggaggccggtggcggcggctatggcgaacggcggcgaccgNNNNNNNNNNNNNNNNNNNNNNNNNNNNNNNNNNNNNNNNNNNNNNNNNNNNNNNNNNNNNNNNNNNNNNNNNNNNNNNNNNNNNNNNNNNNNNNNNNNNNNNNNNNNNNNNNNNNNNNNNNNNNNNNNNNNNNNNNNNNNNNNNNNNNNNNNNNNNNNNNNNNNNNNNNNNNNNNNNNNNNNNNNNNNNNNNNNNNNNNNNNNNNNNNNNNNNNNNNNNNNNNNNNNNNNNNNNNNNNNNNNNNNNNNNNNNNNNNNNNNNNNNNNNNNNNNNNNNNNNNNNNNNNNNNNNNNNNNNNNNNNNNNNNNNNNNNNNNNNNNNNNNNNNNNNNNNNNNNNNNNNNNNNNNNNNNNNNNNNNNNNNNNNNNNNNNNNNNNNNNNNNNNNNNNNNNNNNNNNNNNNNNNNNNNNNNNNNNNNNNNNNNNNNNNNNNNNNNNNNNNNNNNNNNNNNNNNNNNNNNNNNNNNNNNNNNNNNNNNNNNNNNNNNNNNNNNNNNGGGGGGCGCCAGGCaaacagggaggctggtggcgtggcgcggtggcgcgcgcgcgccgggcacgctcccctccctctgtcgaggacgaagacgacagaggaggaggcgggctgggccgcctgctggttgggccggcctgctgctgctgggccagaggcgccaggcagaagcccaggtaaggttttcctgtttatttctttttctaaattttctgacatttgttctgatttagtaataatactaaatcaatttaataccttatgccaatttttgcaggagctagatatattattccagagctcctttataaatggcataatttttggaccatatttcatatatataacaatatatatccaaagcaaataattatcggattaatccaaatggccaaaattaaatatccctgagctcctaaaaatattggtttgatttttatctctgtccaatattttcagagggcaacatgagcattttcttggacccttttggagaaatttttatttgggtcattttcaaaaatgattctgagggttccaccaatcctcatttcaaatttaaatgaaatttaaatatgatgcacaaatggctagctagtctaagtcataccagactagggatgtgacactagattattgactctagtaaaccctttgtgtgttggtcacatggcgatgtgaactatgggtgttaatcacataaagatgtgaactattggtgttaaatcacatggcgatgcgaactagattattgactctagtgcaagtgagagactgaaggaaatatgccctaggggcaataataaagttgttattttatatttccttacatcataataaatgtttattattcatgctagaattgtattaaccggaaacttgatacatgtgtggatacatagacaaaacaccgtgtccctagtacgcctctactagactagctcgttaatcaaagatggttaagtttcctaaccatagacatgtgttgttatctgatgaatgggattacatcattaggagaataatgtgatggacatgacccaaccgttagcttagcatattgatcgttcaattttattgctattgctttcttcatgtcaaatacatattgcttcgactatgagattatccaactcccggataccggaggaataccttgtgtgctatcaaacgtcacaatgtaactgggtgattacaaagatgatctacaggtatctccgaaggtgtttgttgggttggcatagatcaagattaggatttgtcactccgagtatcggagaggtatctctgggccctctcggtaatacacatcataagaagccttgcaagcaaagtgaataatgagttagttgcaagatgatgtattacggaacgagtaaatagacttgccggtaacgagactgaactaggtatgaagataccgacgatcgaatctcgggcaagtaatataccgatgacaaagggaataacatatgttgtcataacggttcgaccgataaagatcttcatagaatatgtaggaaccaatatgagcatccaggttccgctattggttattgaccggagaggtgtctcggtcatgtctacatagttctcgaacccgtagggtccgcacgcttaacgttcgataataatttgtattatatgagttatgtgatttggtgaacgttgttcggagtccgggataagatcacagacatgacgaggagtctcaaaatggtcgagaggtaaagattgatatataggacgatggtattcggacaccggaagtgtttcgggatgcaccgggtacttatcgggtcaccggaaggggtttcgggcacccccgacaaaagatatgagccttatgggccaagaggggaaacacaccacccacaaaggggctggtgcaccccccatatggTCTAGCCAAATTGGAAAAAGAAAGGGGAAgatggaaaggaaaaagggaataggatatccccttccccctcttcccttcctactccaaataggaataggaaagggggaggccgaattgggaggaccccaagtaggatttctcctacttggggcgcctccttggctgcctctccccccctccaacctatatatatatggtggggggggaggggcaccgctagaacacatcaATTGTTCTAAGCCGTGTGCGacgtccccctccacagtttacgcctccggtcatattcacgtagtgcttaggcgaactcctgcgcggatcacttcatcatcaccgtcatcacgccgtcatgctgatgaaactctccctcgacactttgttggatcaagagttcaagggacgtcatcgagctgaacgtgtgcagaactcggaggtcccgtacgttcggtgcttgatcagttggatcgagaagacgttcgactacatcaaccgtgttaagcaaacgcttccgctttcggtctacgagggtacgtggacacactctccccttctcgttgctatgcatctccaagatagatcttgcataagcgtaggatttttttttgaaattgcatgctacgttccccaacatcaccttcctgaaggcaccgccttggagcTCACGGTTCGCCATATGCGTCTCCGTCTCCTCTCGGTAGCGTGTTCACGGTGGAGGACCCTTGTAGCTCTTGTAGTGCTAGGGGGTGGTGTTGCTGCGCGCAGCTCCTATGTATCtcgccttgggtgtgtgcgtgtgttggagTGTCGTGTGTTTGTATCGGGTTGTCGAGGATTCACATAATTTCTCGAACCGGggcaaaagcctttttcggtaattccATGCACATAAGGAACAATTCACTATTTCGAGGATTTTATAGTTGCATGTGATTAGTTCTCTATAACTACAGAATCGCCCCGTTTCTCTCTCAAAGATGGCTATGAAACTACCGGCTGACGGCTTATATAAAGGGGGCATATTTCAACAAAAAAGAACAGAGATCACCCGGTAGCAGAAACTTGTAGCCTCGCTTAGTAGATAGGTAAACTCCGTTGTAATTTTCGCATACTATCAATAAAAACAGGTAGGCACATGACATTGCTTTTACCCATCCGGAGGCCTTGGATATAACTACTGTCGTCATCACTATCGACGAGATCTCTTTGGACACCATTGCTTTCTCTACAATTTCCCACTACATCACCTAGATTGTATGGTGGGCGGAGCATTATTTGTTGACACTCTTTTCTTTTAATACTCTCTCTGATTCAAAATAAGTGTCGTGATTTTAATTCCATGACCTTTATTTTGAATCAGATGGTGTCGACACTCCTGGCTGCTGACTGCCTGACTGCATTCACCGAAACTGCTTTTTCTCTGCGAAACTTGAGTTCAAATTATGTTTGTGATTGCTTGCTACTAGTAGCAGAAATTATTATTTTTCCCAAAAAGTCGATTCAATGGATCCTTTGCAGCAAAATACAAATTTGCCATCGTATATCGGGATTCTCTAAATGTTTAGAGCCATCCATTCCATCTCCACCGTCACCTCCCCCGACTCGGTGTGCTGCAGCTTCAGGGAGACCTCCTGCTTCACCTTGCCTCCGGTCACCATGACAGCGCTGTCGGCGGTTAGAGCGTTGTCCCCGGACTTGAGCCACCGGCCGATCTGTATGTCGCCGAGCAGTTCTGGATCTCCAAACGATGCTGCCGCATTGATCATGGGCTGCAGGTCGATCTCGGCCTCCCCCATCAGGTCGTCCTTGGACACCATGTCGTGGTCCAACACTTGCTGGTTGTGGTCAAGAGTTGATAACAAAAGGATCTAGTTAGAAATGTAATTTTTGGCCATAAGATTATATCTGGGATTTGCGTTTGTTTCTTAGTGCTAGGTTCTCATGAGATTATTGTTACCAGCTTCAGAGGCCCGTACTTCCGAGGAACAGAGAgcttgagttcttcattccagacgGGGTTCAGGTTTCCTTTGATCACTGAAGTCTGCGCTTTCTGTACACAACAATGCTCAATGTTCAAATTTGCTAAATGACTCTGCAAGAATGTCGAAATCTTGATGTCAACAAGACTTGCTATGTGATTACCTGTTGTCCGAGGGTCAAGACAACATAGGGGTCGCTGCTAGACACATCTCTGATAGCTAATTTGGTGCCTCCGATGACTTTGACATTCAGTATCCCGATGAACTCAACCATGCCAATCTGCGGAGAGGAGGAACATGTGATATGTATAACATCCTAAGAAACAGAGAGATTGTGTTAAACTTAATTTGCACTGTTGGGGCAGCCTTGCCTCACTCTTGGAGCTACCAGAATGTGAGTTGGATGCTTGTTTTCCGGCATTGCTAGGATGATTAGAGACGATCCGTaagcttggctccagaaattcttgaaGTTCATATTTGGACCTGAAACATTGAGAACGTGGCTAATGAATAGCATTACAGTGGTAGTAATATGGAGTTTGTGAATGAATCATTTGATTGATCGGATTGTAAATGCCTTTATGGATTTTTGCAAGGTAAACAACCATTTGCGAAGTTATGCTAGGCGATCAAACTGGAAACTGCAAGGTATAAACTGGAAACAAGATGAAATACTTGATAAAATTTTGCCGATCTTCCTGTGCGGAATCTGGGTGTGGCTTGCGGTAGCCTTCTGGAAGAAAGGCCTCATAGATTGCGTTGGCTTGCGAGTTTCCACCAACTTCTACCATGGAGTCGATTTCATCGTCAGTCCACTTATCTAGTGTCACTGACAGGACCTGGGCCATGTAAAACAAGTTAACTTACAACTTCTTTGGAACTTGTTAATTTTATATTAAGCAGCTCATTTCCAAACAGTTAAATGGCAACAAAACTGATATAGCAATGAAGGCAAGTGTGTAGTATTCTGCAGCTATATCTTACATCATGTGTGCTACTTGCAACTACAAGCATTGGTACTagtttaaacacttattagttactGATTTCTTAAAACAAAAGGAGTGGGAAAATACACACATAAGATTATTGTTGGGTTGCAGCTAGTTAAACCTTTGAGATATGTGTACCGAGACTTCTGTGAACGCCAGAACATTTTACGCATATGAATACTCCAATTTTAGCTGATCTGTAAGGACACACCCCAATATTAGTgaataaagaaaataaaagaaaattctACTATTTTCTTGTGCAAAAGCATATCAGAACCAAAAGGGGGTACATATAGAATGTCAGAAAATGATGAGAATCAGGCTGATAACTAGCTAATCATTACTGTTTGAATAGTGATAGCTTAAATCGTCAAATGGTTAGAACGTTGTGACTCACGCCCATTTGGGATCAGGTGCGCTGCAGTCAGCACAAATGCGATTTTCACTTCTGTCCAACAACTCCTTCAGCTTTGCCATCTTACCTGCAATTCAAAGGTGAAATTTGAGTTCACGGTGCAATATGGACCGGACAAGTGATTTGATTTGATCTTATCTAAGAGATGCACATATCTGTGTATATCCCAAGTTCGCGCGTGACTGCTAACATTCTTTTAAATCTCTCCCTAATTCATTTACAATAGTGCTCACTGCTCGCTCCACAAGTAATTCTCAATCTCGTGTCACACGAACATTGCCACACCGCACACATGCCCAACCATATTATTATTTTACTCCTAGAAACTAACTAGTTTTTGCCAAACAACACTACCACAGCAAGGGTGCTGCATTGGCGCGACGGAGTGGGCGCGCGGCAATGATATTTACCACCATGCGTGTAAAAATGTTTGAATTCAAGAACTATTAACTGGAGTGGTAACAAAGCGGCTAAATGACGAAAAAGAAGAAGGAGCACACTGTGCCGTTTGCTGCTGCATTTCCTTTGCAACTCCAAGATAAGTCAGTCCTGCTGTATATATACTGTTCTGAAAAGGTCTCTACCTGAAGCCATCCGAGCATCACCATGCCCTCCACTCATCTCAGCTGCCAGCCCCTGCAAAGATGTCTTGCACTCATCTTAGTAAGGGGATCATGCAGATTTAGCAGTTTCCTTCCAGAATCAGTTAAGCAAATTGGGGAATCCAATCCACCCACCCAAAAGAAGTTCAGTTTGCAATCAAGCAAGAAAGGATTAACGAACTATTTCAATATGGGCTTAACCTCTTTCCATCTATTGATGATGACACATGATATCCGTCGACATTCCAGGAGATTAATCCTACCCTACTATGGAATCCAACGGAGGACCAAGACGAATTGTCGTCGTCAAGCCATGTTGTAGTACTACGGCAGAAACGAAAAAAGAAATGGTCTTGTTTTTCCCTCGGATTAGGATCGGATCATATGGAATCAGAGATTGGAGAAACCAAGAAAGATTTTGCTGGGTTGCCTACCTCGGATCTCTCCCCTTCCGGTTGCCTGCGAGAGGGTTCTTCAGGGCTACCAACCTGACTcctcagatctctctctctctctctctctctctctctctctctctctgtagaaCAGCTGCGGTCCACGTGGCCTGGTCGGTAACTTCACCTAATACGCACTACGCAGATTATCCATAAAAAAACTTAGCTTGGCGCTTGGCGTTCATGCTACCTTTGACTTGTATTTTTTTAAACATAGTATACAGTTAGCTCACATACACTCGTCcctataaacacatgcacatgactCGCGTTGTATATGCTCTTTTAAACTAGTGCCTTATCACTCCGACCCTTCGACGGTTCATCATTTACCTCATGGCTAAAAATTCAAGGACTCATTTGCTCAAACAAATCGAATCCCCttcttctcctctctctcctcGCACAAGGACCGCGACGACAGCTATGCAGAGGTGGCCGGAGGCGTGCGGCTGTGTCAGCCTGAGGTTGAGGGTGGCTGGATCTGGGCGCTTAGGAGCGGCAGAGGGCGTAGGACGCGATGACGATGCACAAAATTGCTAGGCCCACGGCGTTGCAGCCTAGTGTTGCATGCACGAGCCCTCGGGTTAGGTTCCCCAACCACCTGTTTAGGGATATCTTCTTTTCTGTTTGGTTGGATAGGATGTGCAAGTGGTTGAAGATAACCATTTATGTGTTTGGTTCAAAGGATGAGTGATGGATAAGAGTTGTGGTGACCGAAGAGGATTTGTAGCACCTGGGTGCTTCACACCCCTATATGAACATTATTTAGAAAAATACTAGGACATTAGAAaaatatgaggttttgggatatGAAATCTAGGTGTCCAatctacttgtgtgtgaacttttgTGAAAAAGTATCAGAAAATGTACCCGtcgcaaaaaagacaaaaaaaatccTATGTATAGAAACAAACTGTTTGGACGGATTTTAGTTTTGACTGTATTTTCTTCACCACAGATACATATTCTGGTATTTTTCTATCAAACTTCATACAGGAGTAGATTGGGCACCAAGGTTTGAGATCCTAAGATTTCAATTTTTATTGGATTTTTCATATTTTTTAATTTAATTTTCGTATAGGGGTGGAGCACCTAGATACTTCTGTGTATTTTCCTTGTGGTGGCCCTTTTTATGAGTTGGTAAGATTGGCTCATAATTACAACATAAAAATACATATTGATTTTGACAACAAAAGAACCGGCAAATCATGTTAATATTTATAGACTATGACGCTAAAAAAGGCACTATTCAAATTatatgttgattttgatggcaaaaTAACTGTTAAATCATGTCAATATTTATATAACTCAGCTTCGTTATACCATTTGTTTGGTTACAGACAGAATTGGGTGGTTATACAAGTTGTTCGGTTTGAGGGATAGAGCTTGCAAATCATGTTGCTTGGGTTCCCCAGGGATCCTTGCGTTTACCCAGGGGCCGAAACCCACGCAGAGACATTCCCTAGGGAAATGAGCTCGACATTTTGACTACCAGTTCGAGGTATGGCTGCTCGAACCCTGCTCTTTCCTCGAGTAGAGGTCCCACGCCTCGATACTCTTGGAAAAATTCCCCGCACCGTTCCCNNNNNNNNNNNNNNNNNNNNNNNNNNNNNNNNNNNNNNNNNNNNNNNNNNNNNNNNNNNNNNNNNNNNNNNNNNNNNNNNNNNNNNNNNNNNNNNNNNNNNNNNNNNNNNNNNNNNNNNNNNNNNNNNNNNNNNNNNNNNNNNNNNNNNNNNNNNNNNNNNNNNNNNNNNNNNNNNNNNNNNNTGGAAGGAAGGGGATCACATTTTCTCTAGAAAGTTCCCCTATCGGAATTTAGTACCCTGAGAACAAATATGCAAAACAACATCTGCCCGGACAAAAACTAATATTAGGCACCAATTCTGTGTAACACCCCCAtgtattaagctacagtaaccctctctgATTATGATAAGACAGTTTGCTAAATAGTGCTTGATCACTTTGATTCAAATCCCATTTCAAATTCTACCTCTGAATTCAATTTCTAATTTAAATTATGAAGTCCAAAAATTATTTCACCAAATACTAGGACAAAAATGTTCATAATATTGCAAATAATCACTGAGAATTGTCATGGAGAAACCAACATTTTATAAATATTGCGTGCTTGTTCGAAGTACTATATGGatgtaagtgccgaacccctctgaattggtcaaaaACTGGGGAACGATCGCTCATTGGTCCGAATATTATCCAACAAGCTGAAGAGAAAGTCCGCATTGTCTGCGaaaatctcaaggcggcccagtcccACCAGAAAAGCAACTATGATCAATAACACCGGGGATCTATCTATGAATCTGGTGATCAAGCTTATCTATGTGTCACTCCTATGAGGGGCACTCATCATTACGGAATCAAGGGCAAGTTAGCTCCTTGCTATGTAGGTCCCTTCTgcattctcgcccgatgtggagATGTGGCTTATAAATTGGAATTGCCACCACGGTTCTCTcacgtccacgatgtcttccatgtgtcacaacttcaTCGTTGCTTCAAGGATCCGCACCATGAAGTGGATCATGAAATGAtcgaagtgcaagatgatttctcttacaaagagcatccgatccgcattctggatcaagctGAACGACGAACCCATcggaaggttaccaagttcctgaAAGTGCATTGGTCGAATCATAGTGGATAATGATACGTCcagtttgcatcatgttttcctactgttatttatagtgttttatgtttataacactttgtggagtaattctaatgcattttctctcataatatgcaaggtttacacaaagagggagaataccggcagctggaattttggacctgaaaaagctatgtcagagatacctattctgcacatatccaaatgagctgaaattttgaattattttagaatatataataaatattggagaaaagaactaccagaggg includes:
- the LOC119344450 gene encoding ADP-ribosylation factor GTPase-activating protein AGD12-like isoform X1, with product MSGGHGDARMASGKMAKLKELLDRSENRICADCSAPDPKWASAKIGVFICVKCSGVHRSLGTHISKVLSVTLDKWTDDEIDSMVEVGGNSQANAIYEAFLPEGYRKPHPDSAQEDRQNFIKSKYELQEFLEPSLRIVSNHPSNAGKQASNSHSGSSKSEIGMVEFIGILNVKVIGGTKLAIRDVSSSDPYVVLTLGQQKAQTSVIKGNLNPVWNEELKLSVPRKYGPLKLQVLDHDMVSKDDLMGEAEIDLQPMINAAASFGDPELLGDIQIGRWLKSGDNALTADSAVMVTGGKVKQEVSLKLQHTESGEVTVEMEWMALNI
- the LOC119344450 gene encoding ADP-ribosylation factor GTPase-activating protein AGD12-like isoform X2, producing the protein MAKLKELLDRSENRICADCSAPDPKWASAKIGVFICVKCSGVHRSLGTHISKVLSVTLDKWTDDEIDSMVEVGGNSQANAIYEAFLPEGYRKPHPDSAQEDRQNFIKSKYELQEFLEPSLRIVSNHPSNAGKQASNSHSGSSKSEIGMVEFIGILNVKVIGGTKLAIRDVSSSDPYVVLTLGQQKAQTSVIKGNLNPVWNEELKLSVPRKYGPLKLQVLDHDMVSKDDLMGEAEIDLQPMINAAASFGDPELLGDIQIGRWLKSGDNALTADSAVMVTGGKVKQEVSLKLQHTESGEVTVEMEWMALNI